The following proteins are encoded in a genomic region of Primulina huaijiensis isolate GDHJ02 chromosome 3, ASM1229523v2, whole genome shotgun sequence:
- the LOC140972517 gene encoding sulfate transporter 1.3-like, with protein sequence MYTIFVIFSAFPSLFSVFPGTMSANRIADEADISSAVSSSGHADSLPYVHKVGVPPKQNLLNEIKFTFKETLFHDDPLRSFKDQPIARKLLLGIQAIFPILDWGRRYDLSMFRADLIAGLTIASLCIPQDIAYSKLANLDPQYGLYSSFVPPLIYALMGSLRYIAIGPVAVVSLLLGTLLQKEFDPELQKVEYQRLAFTATFFAGTTQFALGCFRLGFLIDFLSYAGVVGFKAGAAITITLQQLRGLLGMQNFTKKTGIIPVMKSVWSNVHHGWNWETIVIGVTFLVFLLLAKYMGKKNKKLFMIAAISPLISVVISTFFVYITHAERKGVQIVNHITKGINPSSVHQIYFTGSHVATGFRIGAVAGMVALAEAVAIGRSFGAKKDHQIDGNREMVALGCTNIIGSMTSCFITTGKSNTRNHRFIIPYDTHTLSQCRTCNVAWDSRILRSHNVRTVVATI encoded by the exons ATGTACACAATTTTCGTAATCTTTTCTGCTTTTCCTagtttattttctgtttttccaGGAACAATGAGTGCCAATCGTATCGCAGACGAGGCGGATATTTCCAGCGCCGTTTCTTCCAGTGGCCATGCTGATAGCTTGCCTTATGTTCACAAAGTGGGAGTGCCTCCTAAGCAGAATCTGTTAAATGAAATCAAATTCACCTTCAAAGAGACCTTATTCCATGATGATCCCCTAAGATCTTTCAAGGACCAACCAATTGCAAGGAAACTTTTACTCGGGATTCAAGCTATTTTTCCGATTCTCGACTGGGGAAGAAGGTACGATCTTTCCATGTTCAGAGCTGATCTCATTGCAGGACTCACCATTGCAAGTCTCTGCATACCTCAG GACATTGCATATTCAAAACTTGCCAACTTGGATCCACAATATGGGCTGT ATAGTAGTTTTGTTCCACCCTTGATATATGCCTTAATGGGGAGCTTGAGATATATCGCAATCGGCCCCGTGGCAGTGGTGTCTCTCTTACTGGGAACATTGCTTCAGAAGGAATTCGACCCCGAACTACAAAAAGTAGAGTACCAACGTCTTGCGTTTACTGCGACATTCTTCGCCGGAACCACTCAATTTGCACTCGGTTGCTTCCG GTTGGGTTTCTTGATTGACTTCCTATCTTATGCTGGCGTCGTCGGGTTCAAGGCAGGAGCAGCCATTACCATTACCCTTCAGCAGCTTAGAGGTTTACTAGGAATGCAGAATTTCACCAAGAAAACTGGCATAATTCCCGTGATGAAATCTGTGTGGAGCAACGTGCATCATGGG TGGAACTGGGAGACAATCGTAATAGGAGTCACGTTCTTGGTTTTCCTACTACTTGCCAAGTATATG GGTAAAAAGAACAAGAAATTATTTATGATAGCTGCCATATCTCCATTGATTTCAGTTGTCATTTCGACTTTCTTTGTTTACATCACCCATGCAGAAAGGAAAGGAGTCCAAATT GTGAACCACATTACAAAAGGCATCAACCCTTCATCGGTACACCAAATCTATTTCACCGGCAGCCATGTCGCCACAGGTTTCAGAATCGGTGCGGTGGCAGGGATGGTTGCACTCGct GAAGCTGTAGCGATTGGCAGAAGCTTTGGAGCGAAGAAAGATCATCAAATCGACGGAAATAGAGAAATGGTAGCATTAGGTTGCACGAATATCATTGGCTCCATGACATCTTGTTTCATAACAACAGGCAAGTCAAATACACGAAACCACCGGTTCATAATACCTTATGATACACATACACTATCACAGTGTCGGACATGCAATGTGGCATGGGACTCAAGGATATTGCGGAGCCACAACGTGCGCACGGTTGTTGCGACTATTTAA
- the LOC140973549 gene encoding non-specific lipid transfer protein GPI-anchored 11-like — translation MAASLRLWGFCIGSAFLASVSTTAHSAEVSAADCTNLVLNLADCLSFVVEGSTATYPKGDCCSGLKIVVTTNAECLCEAFKNSAQLGVKLNVTKAMTLPVVCRVSSSSVANCSSSGGSGEAPAPSPLSEPPSSGAETPSPTSIIGVNEVVSPPEPRKSDSSSLVSSFSVWIFVLSTTVAAAVALFG, via the exons ATGGCCGCGAGTTTGAGACTTTGGGGATTCTGCATCGGTTCGGCATTCCTCGCCTCCGTGAGCACCACCGCGCATTCGGCGGAAGTTTCCGCCGCAGATTGCACCAATCTGGTGCTAAACCTTGCGGACTGTCTGTCCTTCGTGGTGGAGGGAAGCACGGCGACGTATCCGAAGGGAGATTGTTGTTCTGGGCTTAAAATTGTGGTCACTACTAACGCCGAATGCCTGTGCGAGGCGTTTAAGAATAGTGCGCAGTTGGGGGTGAAGCTAAACGTCACTAAGGCCATGACTCTTCCCGTTGTCTGCCGCGTCTCTTCTTCTTCTGTTGCTAACTGCAGCT CGAGTGGTGGCTCTGGTGAAGCTCCAG CTCCTTCTCCATTGTCAGAACCTCCCAGTTCAGGTGCGGAGACTCCAAGCCCAACCTCCATCATTGGTGTTAATGAAGTTGTATCCCCACCAGAACCTCGAAAATCGGATTCTTCTTCCCTTGTATCCTCTTTCTCCGTTTGGATATTTGTTCTTTCCACAACTGTAGCTGCTGCTGTAGCATTATTTGGTTGA